From a region of the Mercurialis annua linkage group LG1-X, ddMerAnnu1.2, whole genome shotgun sequence genome:
- the LOC126660431 gene encoding ras-related protein RABE1c, with protein MAAPPARARADYDYLIKLLLIGDSGVGKSCLLLRFSDGSFTTSFITTIGIDFKIRTIELDGKRIKLQIWDTAGQERFRTITTAYYRGAMGILLVYDVTDESSFNNIRNWIRNIEQHASDNVNKILVGNKADMDESKRAVPTSKGQALADEYGIKFFETSAKTNLNVEEVFFSIARDIKQRLADTDSRAEPQTIRINQPDQAGGASQAAPKSACCGS; from the exons ATGGCTGCTCCACCTGCCCGAGCTCGTGCCGATTACGATTACCTTATAAAGCTTCTCTTGATCGGCGATAGCg GTGTGGGTAAGAGTTGCCTTCTTTTACGTTTCTCAGATGGTTCCTTCACGACTAGTTTCATTACAACCATCGG aaTTGATTTTAAGATAAGAACCATTGAGCTTGATGGAAAGCGAATCAAATTGCAAATTTGGGATACTGCTGGTCAAGAACGTTTTCGAACAATCACAACAG CTTATTACCGTGGAGCTATGGGTATTTTGCTCGTATATGATGTCACCGATGAGTCATCCTTTAATA ACATTAGGAATTGGATTCGTAATATTGAACAACATGCTTCTGACAACGTGAACAAGATTCTGGTGGGTAACAAGGCAGATATGGATGAAAGCAAAAGG GCTGTTCCTACCTCAAAGGGCCAGGCTCTTGCAGATGAATAtggaattaaattttttgagacT AGTGCAAAGACAAATTTAAATGTGGAGGAGGTTTTCTTTTCAATAGCTAGGGATATCAAGCAAAGGCTTGCAGACACTGATTCTAGAGCTGAG CCACAGACGATCAGAATTAACCAACCAGACCAAGCAGGAGGGGCTAGCCAAGCTGCCCCAAAATCAGCTTGCTGTGGTTCGTAA
- the LOC126664301 gene encoding uncharacterized protein LOC126664301: protein MKLMCWNCQGLGSALTVKNLKMLCRSNSPDVVFLMETKNSISKIKKVFAYCEFSNVMAIDPIGKSGGLCLVWKDELDLQIQHTSNNFIICTISITNGPSFDSIFCHLYCNIIHRRAQFQYLQSIRDRMLGPVLCAGDLNDYLLPSEKKGGNAFKLENHVDFTTFMECMEFRDLGFAGPPFTWSNRRNYPNSIKVRLDRALANEEWQALFPGAEVHHLSDLGSDHRPILIKTDPQRLNYSRKFFFDKRWGAKPAVLKIIEESWNQNVRGSTMFQIHSKLKNTRQKLFAWQKSSSSNSERRMHQLQSSIEEEKNKKAEDQDWNRIRNLETALLEATIEEEQFWAQKARHNWLKWGDKNTKYFHEKTKQRRKRNSISGLWSKAGTWETEKGPMKKVICDYFKEIFTSSEPTSVNEFLRGFSPQVTRVMNEKLTRNISEEEIRNAVFSINPTKAPGADGYTAFFYQQYWQIIGPLITHSIQEFFRGGKMLKSLNHTLIALIPKTQNPQSVTDLRPISLCSVYYKIYP, encoded by the coding sequence ATGAAGCTTATGTGTTGGAACTGTCAAGGGTTAGGGAGTGCCTTGACAGTCAAAAATCTAAAAATGCTATGTAGATCCAACTCTCCTGATGTAGTCTTCTTAATGGAGACAAAAAATAGTATATCTAAAATAAAGAAAGTTTTTGCTTACTGTGAATTCTCAAATGTTATGGCCATAGATCCTATAGGGAAATCTGGGGGACTTTGTTTAGTATGGAAAGATGAGTTAGACCTCCAAATACAACATACCAGTAACAACTTCATCATCTGCACAATCAGTATCACAAATGGCCCTTCTTTTGACTCTATTTTCTGCCATCTCTATTGCAACATCATCCATAGAAGAGCACAGTTTCAATACTTGCAAAGTATCAGAGACAGAATGCTGGGGCCTGTTCTATGTGCAGGGGATCTTAATGACTATCTACTGCCATCTGAGAAAAAAGGGGGTAATGCATTCAAACTGGAGAATCATGTCGATTTTACAACCTTTATGGAGTGTATGGAATTTAGAGATTTAGGATTTGCTGGACCTCCGTTTACTTGGTCTAATAGGAGGAACTACCCAAACTCAATCAAAGTTAGATTGGACAGAGCCTTGGCTAATGAAGAATGGCAGGCTCTATTCCCTGGAGCTGAAGTTCATCACCTATCTGACCTGGGTTCTGACCATAGACCAATCCTCATCAAAACTGATCCCCAGAGACTGAACTACTCAAGGAAATTTTTCTTTGATAAAAGATGGGGAGCTAAACCTGCAGTGCTAAAAATCATAGAAGAAAGCTGGAATCAAAATGTGAGAGGAAGCACAATGTTTCAGATACACTCTAAATTGAAGAATACTAGACAAAAATTATTTGCTTGGCAAAAGTCATCCAGCTCTAACTCTGAAAGGAGGATGCATCAGCTCCAGAGTTCCATAGAAGAGGAGAAGAACAAGAAGGCAGAAGATCAGGACTGGAACAGGATTAGAAACCTGGAAACAGCCCTGTTGGAAGCAACAATAGAAGAAGAGCAATTTTGGGCTCAAAAGGCTCGACATAATTGGTTGAAATGGGGGGATAAAAACACGAAGTACTTCCATGAAAAAACCAAACAAAGGAGGAAAAGGAATTCCATCTCAGGTTTATGGTCAAAAGCTGGGACATGGGAGACTGAAAAGGGCCCTATGAAAAAAGTTATTTGTGATTATTTCAAGGAAATATTCACAAGTTCAGAACCAACATCAGTTAATGAATTCCTCAGAGGCTTCAGCCCACAAGTAACAAGGGTCATGAATGAAAAACTGACCAGGAACATATCAGAAGAGGAAATCAGGAATGCAGTTTTCTCTATTAACCCAACTAAGGCCCCTGGAGCAGATGGATACACTGCTTTCTTCTATCAGCAATATTGGCAGATCATAGGTCCTCTAATAACCCACTCCATTCAGGAATTTTTCAGAGGAGGCAAGATGTTAAAAAGCCTCAACCATACCCTGATAGCTTTGATCCCAAAGACACAAAATCCTCAGAGCGTGACTGATCTAAGACCTATAAGCCTCTGTTCAGTGTATTACAAGATCTACCCCTAA